TGTGCTGCTGTTCTGGCGCGAGCAGGCCCCGGCCGGGCCGGCGTTCTGGACGGTCGCGCCGCTGGTCGTGCTGGCGGCGGCGGTGATGCTAGCGATGCTGTGGCGGTCGCTGGGCGCGCTGAAGCCGGCGGTGGTCGTCTATGTGCTGGCCATCGTGGCCATGGTCGCCGCCAGCCTGCTGCTGCCGCGCCTGCGCTGGCCGGCCACGATCGGCGCCCTGGCCTTCATGGCCTCGGACGCCATCCTGTCGTTCGACCTGTTCAAGGGCGCCAAGCTGCTGGGTTCGCCCCGATTGACGGCCTGGGCGGTGTGGTTCCTCTATTTCGGGGGCCAGGCGTTCATCACCTGGGGGATGCTGCGCTAAGGAGTCCGCATGACCCTGTTCGAAACCCGCCCGATCACCGTGTCGATCGCTCGCCCGGCCGACCAGGTCTACGCCTTCACCCATCAGCCCGAGAGCTTTCCCAAATGGGCCGCTGGCCTGGGCGCGGGCCTGACCCGTGACGGCGACCGTTGGATCGCCCACGGCCCCGACGGCGACGTCCATGTGCGGTTTTCGCCCCAGAACCCCTATGGCGTGCTCGACCACTGGGTGACTCTGCCGGACGGGACCGAGCTGTCGATGCCGCTGCGCGTGGTGGCCAACGGCGACGGGGCCGAGGTGACCCTGACCCTGTTCCGCGCCCCCGGCATGGACGACGCGACGTTCGAACGCGACCAGGGCCTGGTCGCCAAGGACCTGGCCAAGCTGAAGGCGCTGCTGGAGTCATGATCACCCTGCGCGGACCTCGCCCCGGCGACTACGGCTGGATCGTCCAGCGGCACGGCGCGCTCTATGCGCAGGAAGAAGGCTGGGACGCCCGGTTCGAAGGGCTGGTGGCCGGCGTCGTGGCCGAATTCATCAAGAGCTTCGACCCGGCGCGCGAGGCCTGCTGGATCGCCGAGCATGAGGGCCGCCCGGTCGGCTCGATCATGCTGGCCCGCGACAGCGACACGGTCGGCCGCCTGCGCCTGCTGCTGGTCGAACCCTCGGCGCGCGGCCTGGGCGTGGGCGACAAGTTGGTGGCCGAATGTGTCGGCTTCGCCCGGCTCGTCGGCTACCGGGAGGTGGTGCTCTGGACCCAGAGCAACCTGCTGCCGGCCCGCCGCCTCTACGAACGCGCCGGCTTCGTGCTGGAGGACAGCTGGCCGTATGACGGCTTCGGCGAAGGGCTGATCTCCGAGACCTGGCGACT
The window above is part of the Caulobacter soli genome. Proteins encoded here:
- a CDS encoding lysoplasmalogenase — encoded protein: MTDVWLWSAAGICAALYGLVLVERPPSFLRTLIKTVATGALAVLAYLEGGGPWLAIALALCAVGDAFLAGDPKRWLPFGLAAFLAGHVTYVLLFWREQAPAGPAFWTVAPLVVLAAAVMLAMLWRSLGALKPAVVVYVLAIVAMVAASLLLPRLRWPATIGALAFMASDAILSFDLFKGAKLLGSPRLTAWAVWFLYFGGQAFITWGMLR
- a CDS encoding SRPBCC family protein, with translation MTLFETRPITVSIARPADQVYAFTHQPESFPKWAAGLGAGLTRDGDRWIAHGPDGDVHVRFSPQNPYGVLDHWVTLPDGTELSMPLRVVANGDGAEVTLTLFRAPGMDDATFERDQGLVAKDLAKLKALLES
- a CDS encoding GNAT family N-acetyltransferase yields the protein MITLRGPRPGDYGWIVQRHGALYAQEEGWDARFEGLVAGVVAEFIKSFDPAREACWIAEHEGRPVGSIMLARDSDTVGRLRLLLVEPSARGLGVGDKLVAECVGFARLVGYREVVLWTQSNLLPARRLYERAGFVLEDSWPYDGFGEGLISETWRLRLA